A region from the Helcococcus ovis genome encodes:
- a CDS encoding sugar transferase, with the protein MKLKKWDDLPESYKNDKVKFYYDILKKRKLSLIFKRIFDIVLSSILLLLLSPVILILSIWIKLDSKGEIFFRQERVTQYGKIFRIFKFRTMVKDANKLGSQVTVSNDSRITKVGKFIRKVRLDEIPQLINVLLGDMTFVGTRPEVKKYVDNYTPEMLATLLLPAGITSEASINYKDEEKILTKNKNVDETYIKIILPEKMKYNLESIKKQSFLYDISIMFKTFIEVLR; encoded by the coding sequence ATGAAATTAAAAAAGTGGGATGATTTACCGGAATCTTATAAAAATGATAAAGTGAAATTTTATTATGATATATTGAAAAAAAGGAAATTAAGCTTGATATTTAAAAGAATATTTGATATAGTCCTTTCTTCGATATTATTGTTGTTATTATCTCCTGTCATACTAATTTTATCTATATGGATAAAATTAGATTCAAAGGGCGAAATATTTTTTAGACAGGAAAGAGTAACACAATACGGTAAAATATTTAGAATTTTTAAATTTAGAACGATGGTAAAAGATGCGAATAAATTAGGAAGTCAGGTTACGGTATCCAATGATTCGAGAATAACAAAAGTAGGAAAATTTATAAGAAAAGTTAGATTAGATGAAATACCTCAACTTATAAATGTTCTTTTAGGAGATATGACCTTTGTAGGGACAAGACCGGAAGTTAAAAAATATGTTGATAATTACACACCGGAAATGCTTGCTACATTATTGTTGCCGGCAGGAATTACATCTGAAGCAAGCATTAACTATAAAGATGAAGAAAAGATATTGACAAAAAATAAAAACGTTGATGAAACTTATATAAAAATTATATTACCTGAAAAGATGAAATATAATTTGGAAAGTATAAAAAAGCAATCTTTTTTGTATGATATATCGATAATGTTTAAGACGTTTATTGAGGTGTTGAGATAG
- a CDS encoding O-antigen ligase family protein, with protein sequence MNKNVTRELLLKILFIIVSILSMSSFLYQKVDVFYKVLTVLNIINLIIILGVKIKSNYWDKYFIYLVSVLLITNIITTIINSSSNFIENITHISFMTVYCFIMGVYSPKTQEYLFKLITYVVQIIAFLSSIFTFILLTFKTSFMFSMGKTLSFYGVINHRIWGAINPNISAIFCYVSILTALLFISKYKDSKVNRYFKINIVFQLIHFSLQQSRGAILSVIFMIVLYCIFLMKTKEILKKFFKSIFIILGFIVFVFGINSLASLYINSSVIKKVYVNKKSVPFIDKKMKELEKENDNISLDVRLTDPSSNGRIDIWKKAIEMWKEKPIFGYGINNIKYSYFKYFSENVIYNSLKGGSFHNIFLTVLVVGGIINLISFTILIMYISYRFLKYLICGKSEYIKLLCILFFGMIFGELFESLILYSINFISIFFWTVVGYGLFLINKENIKND encoded by the coding sequence ATGAATAAAAATGTAACAAGAGAGTTATTACTTAAAATTTTATTTATAATAGTATCTATACTTAGTATGAGTTCTTTTTTGTACCAAAAAGTAGACGTTTTTTATAAAGTATTAACTGTTCTTAATATAATAAATTTAATTATAATTTTGGGAGTGAAGATAAAAAGTAATTATTGGGATAAATACTTTATTTATCTTGTTTCTGTTCTTTTAATAACAAATATAATAACCACGATTATTAATAGTTCATCCAATTTTATAGAAAATATTACTCATATATCTTTCATGACGGTATATTGTTTTATAATGGGAGTATACTCTCCAAAGACACAAGAATATTTATTTAAATTGATAACTTATGTTGTACAAATTATTGCCTTCTTATCTTCGATTTTTACTTTTATATTATTAACATTTAAGACTTCTTTTATGTTTTCAATGGGTAAAACCTTATCATTTTATGGGGTCATAAATCATAGAATTTGGGGGGCAATAAATCCAAATATAAGTGCTATTTTTTGTTACGTAAGTATTTTAACAGCTTTATTATTTATTTCAAAATATAAAGATAGTAAAGTAAATAGATATTTTAAGATTAATATTGTTTTTCAGCTTATACATTTTTCGTTGCAACAAAGCAGAGGGGCTATTTTAAGTGTTATTTTTATGATAGTTCTTTATTGTATATTTTTGATGAAAACAAAAGAAATATTAAAAAAATTTTTTAAATCTATTTTTATTATTTTGGGATTTATAGTTTTTGTATTTGGAATAAACTCATTAGCAAGTTTATATATAAATTCATCTGTTATAAAAAAAGTTTATGTTAATAAAAAATCTGTGCCTTTTATAGATAAAAAAATGAAAGAATTGGAAAAAGAAAATGATAATATCAGTTTAGATGTTAGATTAACTGATCCATCTTCAAATGGTAGAATAGATATATGGAAAAAAGCTATAGAAATGTGGAAAGAGAAACCGATTTTTGGTTATGGAATTAATAATATAAAATATAGCTATTTTAAATATTTTAGTGAAAATGTTATTTACAATTCGTTAAAAGGAGGAAGTTTCCATAATATTTTCTTAACCGTTTTGGTAGTAGGGGGTATTATAAATTTGATATCTTTTACTATTTTAATCATGTATATAAGTTATAGATTTTTAAAATATTTAATATGTGGTAAAAGTGAATATATAAAACTTTTATGTATTTTATTCTTCGGAATGATATTTGGAGAA